GAGCGCTATGAAATGATTGTGCAGTTACTAAGTCAGGAGAAGTATGATGTGGTCCTCTTGCAGGAAGTAGGTTTCACTTCCCCATTATTATCTTTGCCGCTTTATTCAGCAACTTTCCAATCTGTTTGCCATTCTGGTTTTTGGGCAGCTGTTTTGGAATCCTTTGTCATTGGTCTACGTGACAATGTAGAATAAATAAGGGAAAACAAGAATAGAAACAATCCAGAAACTCATTATGGGATCATGTATAGGTCGTTGAGATCTATATATCAAAGCACTGCTGAATCCCAACTGGATGAAGAAGTCAAAGAGCCAATTTGGTGGGTGAGCATTGGCAATTGACTTCCTTAGAGTTAGGGAAATCTTCTGTTAAATTGCAAATATCTTCGTACTTGCGTCTTTGAAATTGGAGAAGTGATGGAATGTCGTTTCTTGCTTGGTGTCCTCATTGAAAAGAATCCTGGTTAACAAAACAATATACGATCATTCCTCCAACATCAACAGGAATTAACTCTAAACACTTTCCATCCCTAAAATTCAATTACAGTTGCATATCTAGCAATACGTTGAGATCGCCAACTATTTGGGCAATTCAGTGAAATCTCTGAACTGGATCCAGCACCCTGCTTGTCACCTCCACTTGATGGCATTAATCTCTTGGAAATGGAAGACCAACCAAGCTAACTGTCCGTACCCAAGACTTGTTCCATAACTTAGTGGGTTATTGAGACCCTCGGACATTAGATACCGCTTTCAGATCCCAGAAAGGGATCTTGCAGCTTTCAAAGTCCATGGGAGTTTTCTTCAACTGTCTCGGTCAGAAAATGTGAAAGGTGTTCAAATGCtctaaatttattttaattaaattttaaaaattttaGCTGCTTAAAATGCCAGCTACTTAAAATATTACGGtaaaagtgaattaaaaataAGTAAACCACTCAACTCCACTTACTGCTTAATGCAGGGTTTCTGACCACgtatatttgaatgaaattgtgcTTCTTTCAACTAATCTCTGTCTGGGGGCTCTGGGGctttttgttttttgcactatgTTGTTTTTATAAAtgtactgagtactatgttttcagcccgttgtgctgctgcaagtaagaatctcattgttctgcttTGGAACATAtaaacaataaaacacccttgatccTTGACTCTTGATGTCAGACGTCTCTGGGGCAGAGCGCTACTTTAATTGACATTTTCTGAAACTCAGCTGCTTTTCAATTAGTATCATGCcattgggaaacatagaaaaataggtgcaggagtaggccatttggcccttcgagccagcaccaccattcaattcgatcatggctgatcagctacaatcagtactccattcctgctttttccccatatcccttgggtcctttagccgtaagagctaaatctagctctcaaaaacatccagtgaattggcctccactgccttatgtggcaaagaattccacatattcacagagCGAGGAGCAGGCCCTGGTTCTGCTTGCAGCTCACGATGGAGGAGCAAGATGACGGTTAATATGACAAAGCAGTAAGCCTTTCCCGAAGATTGTATAATACTTTTCTTTATCTTCACTCTCTGAAATTCTAAATATTTCCGAGGATGTTGGCAAGACTCGGGGGGCCTGAgcgagagggaggggttgagcaggctaggactctattcgttggattgcaggaggatgagtagtgatcttgtagaggaaaacaaaatcatgagaggaatagataaggtagacgcacagagtctcttgcccagaggaggagaatcaagaaccaggagacataggtttaaggtgaggggggaaagatttaataggaacctgtggggtaatGTTTTTGcacaagggtgttgggtgtatggaaggagctgctggaggaggtattgGAGACAGATACTattgaaatgtttaagaaacatttagacaagtacatggataggatagatttagagggatatgggccaaaagtaggtaggtgggattagtgtagatgggacatgttggtcggtgtgggcaagttgggccgaagggcctgtttccatgctgtatgcctctcTTTCTATTATTGAGTGTGAGGATGTGTAGATGAACATATGAACTGCtcgtaggaaaggttgagagggatgtgggccaaacgcaggcaggtggaactagtgtagatgggacatcttggttggcatggacaagttgggccgaaggccctgtttccgtgctgtatgactctatgaatggcttGGCCCTGCAAATAGCTTTTAATTGTGGAGTTGAAAAGGTGTTAACCAGTTCTTTGACTAGTGTCTTTTGGTTTGCCAATCTGAAACCAAGCAAGAGGTGGAATTTTAATCTTCTACAGTTAGAACCGCTTCAGTTCCATACTTTGTAATGCCTCAGTCACGGGTGTCATTCTAGATTATGTGCATCTACATTTAGGAGGGGTAAAAAAACAGCAAGCGTCTGAGACAATTATTTTGCTTTCAGGTGTGGAGTGAGCAAGATTACCACTTTTTAAGAAGCAAGTTGACAAGTGCCCAGCCGTATTCCGTGTACTTCAGAAGGTATGAAGTTATATCCGTCAGAGAGAATGACAAAGTGAGCCCATTACCTGACTGTGGAATGGTGATAGACTGGTATAGAAATTAAACAGTGCAATGTTAAACACGGAGCCATGGTGTTGCTGGTCTGAGCCACGATTGCTCCCTTTGATAATATCAGGTTTAGTTCATAGATAGAAGAAGGcccaccaatcacccattcacactagttgtatgttatcccactttctcatccaaaacctacacactaggggcattttacagagtcaatagtcgtttatttgtcacatacacataaatgtgtagtgaaatgaaacattacccacagttgaacaataagaccaataagaataatcaataaaaatgcaataacacatacaatcacaaactaacaccaaacaaaaagaaacatccatcacagtgagtctcctccagtcccctcctcactgtgatggaaggccacaatgtcttttctcttcccctgccgtctaataaacctgcacacctgcaggtctttgagatgtaggaggaaaccggagcacctggaggtaacccatgcagtcacagggagaacgtgtaaactccgcatAGATaccacccaggtctctggcgctataaggcaccaGCTCTAACAGCTGCACCATTGTTAGTTTTATTACCGAGAGTGCTCTGGAAGTGTGCATATAATTATCTTTGGTTTGAATACCAGATACGTTAAGCacgtccagcattttctgttgattGTAATGCTTGATTTTCAGCctctcgttctccccgtgaccgcgtaggtgctccggattcctcccacactccgctggtttgttggttaattggcttgggtaaagattgtaatttgtccctagtgtgtaatatagttttggtgtacggggatcgctgttcggcaagaactcaatggaccaaagggcctgattccgtgctgtatctctaaactaaactaaaaggttaaGACCTACCTGGCCAATTAATGCCTCTCAGTGATGATCACTTGGAAAGTTGTAGATAGCAAAGAGTTCTGAATAAGTTAATAATACATCATGATGTCAGTAATGTATTGGTTTTGTATAGTGAATGGATCATGTGGTGATTTCTATTTGTGCTTCTCGTTTTCATGGCACAGTGAGGTCTTAACTAATCCAGAAATGCATGTAAATGACTAATGTAAGTTGTTGTGACAACACACAGATATTAAGCCACTGTGAATGTGATCTGTTGGCTCTCTTTCAGTGGCGCAATAGGAAGTGGACTGTGTGTCTTCTCTCGATACAGAATAACTGACTCTTTCCTCTACCGCTACTCCCTGAATGGCTATCCTTATAAGGTATGGGGCAAACGTTACTAGCCAAATTAAAAGCAAGCTTCTTGGCAGtagaaggacataaagtgctgcagtaactcagcaggtcaggcagcatccctgaagaagggtcccgacccgaatctttactcatcctatttctccagagatgctgcctgacccgctgagttactctagcaccatgtgtccatcttcggtataaaccagcgacatcagttcctttctacacacccctgaagaacatggacaggtgacgtttccggtcgagattgTCTTTCAGactctgatctgaaacatcacctgtccacattctccaaagatgctacctgacctgctgagttactccagcactctgtgtcgtttcgtgtattaaccagcatctgaagctcTTTTGAGTAGAATCTGTTTTCTGATTATTTATTCCATCTACTTCCACACCTTGGTTATAAAGTGTTCTTGCTCAGCTGGTTAAGGGAACAAGATAAAGACAAATAAATGTCCAGAGGAATAGAAATTGTGCTGATAAGAGACTCCTTGATTGCTATCATCTGATGTAGATTGGACCATCTAGGTGATCATTATCTGAAGACAGCTCAAGGTTCCTGCGTCCCATAAAAATCTATGGGATGCTGATAGACGCCCCCCCCCAATAAAAATCTATCCGGGTTCAAAGTCTAGTTTCGTACAAAGAGCAGTTGGTTAATATGCTCAAGTATAAACTAGTTTTCACTGAATTGCAAGACTGGATGAGAGAGAAAACCTAGAGGAAGATATCAGATCGAAAGAATCGTGGTGTCCTGCACTAAGCAAAATGTCTTAACATTTTGCACTCAGTCTAAGGAATAATTCTGAATGCAGACAGCACCTTACTTTTAAACTTATTTATATTCCATAGGCTATATGCATTTCTGAAATCTGTAACAGACCAGAACTTCAATTGCATATTTATCATGTACAGAGTTCCATGTATTTCCACACACTGGTTAACAGGTGCTCTTGCTCAGCTCAGCTCATTTatctggcatggtggcgcagcagtagagttgctgccttacagcaccagagacccgggtcccatcctaacttcgtgcttgtctgtacggagtttgtacgttctccacgtgacctgcgtgtgttttctccgagatctttggttttctcccacattccggaCATGTacaggtttaaaggttaattggcttggtgaaattgtaaattgtacccagtgtgtgtagaatagtgttaatgtgcagggatcgctggccggcgtggacttggtgggccaaagggccgatatttccgcgctgtatatctaaactaaacaaacaaattTATAAAGTGTAGAGCTGATAAATAGCATTTGTACCCTGAAATACAGCTCTGTTAGAAAAATAATCTGTAATCCCACTGTCTTCCAGTTGCACCATGGCGACTGGTTTGGTGGGAAGTCTGTTGGCCTGGTCATTCTGAAGGTGCAAGGCATCATCGTCCATGTTTACGTGACTCATGTAAGTGGTAGCTAAGTGTGAGGTGACTTAATAATAACATAATCAAGACACCAGCTTTGGCACCTTCTCCTGCATGAAATTGCACACCCCTCTCTAAATCGTGTCcctggctgcctttttgtggcTTATTTCTGTTTCTGGGGTtgcattaaaaatattcattttttctGGCCTTGCTGCCATTTCAGCCTACGTTGCCACTTCTGGCTAGACTTGCTTCCTATCCCTTGTCATAGTGCTCGCCCGCTCTGTCTCTCCTCCTGCTCTCCCACTCTGTCCTAACACAGTACTCTTCCCGTATAGCTGCTCTCCATTTATTCTCTCCACCACATGCATCCCATCACTCTGCTGTCTGAGCCCGTGCACGGTTCCACCCCCCCTCATCTTCCCTTGTCCAACTCCTCGCTAacctcctccccgtccctccacTCTGAGCTGACTGCTGGTGTAGGATGTGGCTGAACTGTCCCGCGTTGGGGATCAGAGCTGACTCTCTTCTCTCCCGCAGCTTCACGCGGAGTATTGCAGGGAAAAGGACGACTATCTCCCCCACCGACTGCTTCAGTCTTGGGAGCTGGGGCAGTTCATATGgtaagaagcaggggccacagtcagaatacaggggaggccatttaaaaactgaggtgagaaggaaccttttcacccagagagtagtgaatctgtggaattctctgccacagagggcagtggaggccaaatcactggatgaatttaagagagttcgatagagctctgggggctcgcggaatcaagggatatggggagaagttgggcacaggttactgattgtggatgatcagccatgatcacaataattagcggtgctggctcgaagggccgaatggcctcctcctgcacctattttctatgtttcaatgagttctAAGAAGTGTGCAAAGCCAGTGTCAGTGATCCGTGCTAGACAGGTCGGTGAACGAACCCTTTCAAAAGTTATTTTTGTTTCCCAGCCACACAGGAAAAACAGCCGATGTCACAATCTTGGGTGGAGATTTGAACATGCATCCCAATGACCTGGGAAACCGGCTCTTGCAGTGCTACACAGGGATGAAGGACTCGTTTGTGGAGACCAAAAAGTTTGAAGTAAGCACTTCTGTAAAAACTCTGCGGTCTTATCTTTTTCACATCATCAGATATTTGCATCGGTTGAAGTGTTGTTTGAAACGTAGTGTTGCAGGAAGTGCATCAGACGTTTGTACACCACATGTCGTGCACTACATGCAGCAGCAGGTCACCACCAGATTATCCCTTCTGTTGGAAATATTAGGAGCATTTCTCCATTCTCCAGCATCATTAACTTCCTCCCGAGAGGATGCAGAACTCCACTAGTACAGCATTTTGAGAACCTTTTCTGTGCCTTtttgtacctctagtttccctctcccttaactctgtctgataaagggtctcgatccgaaacgtcacctattccttttctccagcaatgctgcctgacccgctgagttattctgggattttgtctatcttcagtgtaaaccagcatctgcagttcaatcctACAAATTGGGAGAACCATCTTGAATTGAAGCATAATTTGAACCTCTAACCTTGTAAAGATCAGGAAAATTTTCTTTGTGTTTTAGACAATTTACCTGCTTGGATTCAGGTTGCTTCACACGTGAGTGGTGAGAACGATCAGGAGAGTGCTCTGGATGTTAAAATCATGTTCGagatgttcataaatcataggaacagaattaggccattcagcccatcaaatctacacagccattcaatcatagctgatctatctttggttcctaaccccatcctcctgcctactCTCTTGTATGGGCTGCAGACTGACATAgctggtagtgtaagaaaataactgcagatgctggtacaaatcgaaggtatttattcacaaaatgctggagtaactcagtagatcaggcagcatctcaggagagaaggaatgggtgacatttcgggtcgagacccttcttcagaccgcacccgaaacgtcacccattccttctctcctgagatgctgcctgacctgctgagttactccagcattttatgaataaataccttcgacatagctggtagagcttctcCTTCACAGCTCTGATGACCCGGGtccattcctgccttctgtcctacctttgacacccttactaatcaaagacCTGTGAATCTTtgctttagaaatacccaatgactttgcctccattGCCATtatggcactgaattccacagattcaccaccctctagctaaagataTTCCAACTCAtctttctgaaggtatgtcctttgaTTTTGAGATTATGCCCTCTTGTCTGACACTCCCCCAGGAGTGAAaatatccactttatccagggctgtcactattcggtaagtttcaatgaagtccccccctcatccttctaaactccagcgagtacaggcccagagctgttGAACACTCATcaaacattaacccaatcattcctggcagAGGTTAACATTGACAGTGTTATCTCGGCAGCAATTTGTAACTTGTGTAGTGATCAATACATGCTGCTTTTAGCTCTTACAATAACAGGAACCCAACTACCTGCCAAAAAAAACTGGAGGGATGAGGCAGGATAgcacctttttgtgtctgtctttagttgAGACCAGTCCCTCCCTGCACACCTAACCACTTATTTTAATATGTGGATAGGACTCTGCGTCAGACTTCTGCTAAAGGTTCCTTGCTGAAATATATTTTCTGCCCTCGTATagagcctgatctgctgagtgtatcAGTGCACACTATGCAAATGAGAGCTTGCTGTTAAACGCTACACCCATGACCCTCTCTTATTCCCATTCTAATGTTTGTTAACCATGGACAATGAGGGTCATCGTAAATAACCGAATGTTGATTGACCTTGATACGGTTTATTCCACTTTCTCCATCAATGGACATATTGGCAAGCATCCCCTCctctatccccacacactaacacaatcctacacacactagggacaatttacacttataccaagtcaattaacctacaaacctgtagttctttggaatgtgggaggaaaccaaagatctcagagaaaacccacgaggtcacggggagaacgtacaaactccgtccagacagcgcccgtagtcaggatcggattgAGCCGGGGTctccaggcgctgtaaggcagtgtctttaccgctgcaccaccgtgccgccctagagttCGTAGAAAGTGGTCCCTATCctgctttttctttctctcttccccccctcccctccaccctccaataCAAAGCTGCATTGTCTGTACATGCGTCAAGAAGAGTGTTGAAAAACAAATGTTTATTTTGTAAGAACAAGTTTTGTTCTGCACTTTAAACGTGTGGGTAATCGTTATTGAATTCTGTATGATTGAATTTCTGTTACTTCAACCGCCGTAAGGCGGGGGTCGGCTGTGACAACAGATCATTGTCAGATCCTGATTTGTGTCCTAGCATGAACTGTTTGTAGAAGTGAAGCCAGCAGCCAAAGTTTAATTACTTCTGGTTAAAAGCTCTTTATCTATGGCATTGATAGCCCTTTCCTGCAATTGGGTTTACTAACCCCTAGATTTTTGTTTACTTGCAGTAACTTAACTGCTGTTTGTCATTTAATACTCGTGTTCCATTTTCCACACCGCTCCCTGagtaaggaggagaggaagaggggaggggatccTGTTTCATTGAGATGCTTTCCAGCATTTTGAAgttaacccaggactctggcgctaagagacagcagctctaccagctgcaccactgtgccacccttattgatactgatatggattatgtgcaggctgataagagttgatcttggcaccatgttcggcacagacaatgtgggctgaactAGCTCCTGGGCTGCACTAAAATTGGGTATAGTGCCTACATCATTGAGGTTGGGAACAAGAGTATCCTAAGgatgttttctctgtgtgctccagctttctcccacatcccaaagacgtacaggtttgtaggttaattggcctctgtgaatagcccccagtgtgtagggattaGATGTGGGTCTaacgtagaacttgtgtgaatgggtgattgatgttcagcatggacttgatgggctgaagggcctgtttccatgctgtatctttcaatcaatccatccatTTTCTTGGCTGAGGATTGCCTACAGAACCTTTTTAATAATGTAGTGTACCTTCAGTTCTTTGTAGTCCATTTAAAAAAGAATGCGGCATCAAAGCTTCATTGAGAGCACCAGTAGTTATGagcgtagacacaaattgctggagtaactcagcgggtcaggcagcatctctggagaaaaggaataggtaacattttggatcggaacccttctgaagagattttgcagtgcagcagacaaaatgtgtaggaaggaactgcagatgctgttttatactgaagattgacgcaaagtgctggagtaactcagtgggtcaggcagcttctctggtgaaaaggactaggtgatgtttccggtcgggacccttcagtaaTGTGTGTGTTGTGTTTCCCACAGGGCTCTGAAGGAGGCTGCACCCTGCAGTCTCAGAACTGCTATGCCACAGTTTGGGACTGCCCTTCATTCCCCTCAGGCATTCGCATTGACTACGTTCTCTACAAGGCAAGGAGTTTGAAATTTGGAAAGCAAATTAACAGAGGTGTTTTGAAACTGGACGGACGAGTTCAGAAATTTAAGGTGTAAGATAATTAACCGATGTGTCTTTCGGGTACTGCAGGGATCAAGGGGGTTCCCTGTGAAATGTGAGCACTTGATGACGACAAGTGGGACGGCTCCAGGGAAAAGCATTCCATATTCCGACCATGAAGCTGTGTGTGCCACACTGAGTGTGCAGAGAGATGAAGATGCTGTCACTGGGGTGAAACACAAAGAAGGTAAGTTATTTCCCACTACTGCTGTGGAACGTATAGCTCTCATTTCATTTCagtaagaggaactgcagatactcctactttattttgcaacatacgaggaatttgatttgccgtacagtcataccaataaaaagcaacaaaatacattttaacgtaaacatccgccacagtgactcctccacattccttacCATTATGGAAGGTGAaaataaaagttcaatctcttccctcctttgttttcccgcggtcgggggcctcgggccttctgttgacgggacgaccttggctcccgtagccggggg
This region of Rhinoraja longicauda isolate Sanriku21f chromosome 24, sRhiLon1.1, whole genome shotgun sequence genomic DNA includes:
- the LOC144605509 gene encoding sphingomyelin phosphodiesterase 2-like, which codes for MSESLAARFRVFTLNCWGIRYLSKHCRERYEMIVQLLSQEKYDVVLLQEVWSEQDYHFLRSKLTSAQPYSVYFRSGAIGSGLCVFSRYRITDSFLYRYSLNGYPYKLHHGDWFGGKSVGLVILKVQGIIVHVYVTHLHAEYCREKDDYLPHRLLQSWELGQFICHTGKTADVTILGGDLNMHPNDLGNRLLQCYTGMKDSFVETKKFEGSEGGCTLQSQNCYATVWDCPSFPSGIRIDYVLYKGSRGFPVKCEHLMTTSGTAPGKSIPYSDHEAVCATLSVQRDEDAVTGVKHKEETNPQLVDILNEARVEVKIGIHGAEKIRYSSGRMAILGFVLLLLEVVMAIIPLVTTTAENSFPKVSFYILGMVAFAVTLLAGILYVFHTIEVKMLQGTEDQMRNTIQALQEQLGE